The Mytilus edulis chromosome 12, xbMytEdul2.2, whole genome shotgun sequence genome contains a region encoding:
- the LOC139497401 gene encoding mucin-7-like → PPSATTRSGTTSLGPPTATTTSETSSGTTPSGPPSATTTSEPPSATTTSVPPSSTTISGQPSTTTPSGPPSATTPSGPPSATTTSGPPSSTTLSVPPSSATTPSGPPSATIASEPPSATTPSGPTSSTTLSGQPPATTPSGPPSATTPSGPLSGTTPLGPPTATTTSEPPSATTSSGPPSATTTSEPPSATTTSGPSTATTSSGPP, encoded by the exons ccaccatctgctacaacaagatctggtactacatcattaggaccacctactgctactacaacatcagaaacatca tctggtacaacaccatcaggaccaccatctgctacaacaacatcagaaccaccatctgctactacaacatcagtaCCACCTAGTTCTACAACAATATCAGGACAACCATCtactacaacaccatcaggaccaccatctgctacaacaccatcaggaccaccatctgctactacaacatcaggaccaccatcttctacaacactgtcagtaccaccatct tctgctacaacaccatcaggaccaccatctgctacaatagcatcagaaccaccatctgctactacaCCATCAGGACCAACTAGTTCTACAACACTATCAGGACAACCacctgctacaacaccatcaggaccaccatctgctacaacaccatcaggaccactaTCTGGTACTACACCATTAGGACCACcaactgctactacaacatcagaaccaccatctgctacaacatcatcaggaccaccatctgctacaacaacatcagaaccaccatctgctactacaacatcaggacCATCAACTGCTACAACATCATCAGGACCACCT
- the LOC139497402 gene encoding uncharacterized PE-PGRS family protein PE_PGRS54-like, with protein MVVLMIRWWSWYLSDGGSDVVVADGGPDGVVPDDGSDVVVAVGGLNDVVPNIVVAEGGPDGVVPDDGSDVVVAVGGLNDVVPNVVVAEGGPDVVVADGGPDDVVADDGPDADGCPDGVVELGGPDGVVADRGPDGVVADGGPDGVVADGGPDADGGPDGVVADGGRDVVVADCGPDCVVADGGPDDVVADGCPDGVVELGGPDDVVAVGGPDGVVADGGPDSVVEDVGPDVVVADDGPDGVVADGGPDSVVVDGCPDIVVELGSPDVVVPDDGSDVVVAVGGPDGVVADGGPDSVVEDGGPGIVVELGGPDVVVSDGGSDVVVADGGPDGVVPDDGSDVVVAVGGLNDVVPNIVVAEGGPDGVVPDDGSDVVVAVGGLNDVVPNVVVAEGCPDVVVADGGPDDVVADDGPDGVVADGGPDGVVADVGRDVSDVVVAVGGPNDVVPDVVVADADGCPDGVVELGGPDGVVADRGPDDVVADGGPDGVVADGGPDGVVADVADDGPDGVVADGGPDGVVVDGCPDIVVELGSPDVVVPDDGSDVVVAVGGPDVPDVVVADGGSDVFVADGGPDGVVPDDGSDVEVAVGVPEGVVADGGPDSVVEDGGPDVVVADADGGSDVAVADGGPDVVVADGGPDDVVADDGPDGVVADGCPDGVVELGGPDGVVADRGPDVVVADGGPDVPDVVVADGGSDFVVADGGPDGVVPDDDPDVVVAVGGPDGVVADGGPDSVVEDGCPDVVVADGGPDVVVADGGPDGVVADDVSDVVVAEGGPNDVVPDVVVADGGSDVVVADADGGPDDVVADDGPDGVVADGDPDGVVPDDGRDVVVADGGPDGVVVDGGTDDVVADGCPDGVVELGGPDDVVAVDGPDADGGPGIVVELGGPDVVVSDGGSDVVVADGGPDGVVPDDGSDIVVAVGGLNDVVPNVVVAEGGPDGVVPDDGSDVVVAVGADDGPDGVADGGLDGVVADGGRDVSDVVVAVGGPNDVVPDVVVADGGSDVVVADSADSCPDGVVELGGPDGVVADRGPDGVVADGGPDGVVADGGPNADGSPDDVVADGCPDGVVELGGPDDVVAVGGPNGVVADGGPDSVVEDVGSDVVVADDGPDGVVADGGPDDVVVDGCPDIVVELGSPAVVVPDDGSDVVVADCGPDGVVADGGPDTDGGPDGVVPDDGSDVVVAVGGLNDVVPNVVVAEGGPDGVVPDDGSDVVVAVGGLNDVVPNVVVAEGGPDVVVADDGPDGVADGGLDGVVADGGCDVSDVVADGGPDVVVANGGPDDVVADDGPDGVVADGCPDGVVELGGPDGVVADRGPDGVVADGGPDVVVADGGPDVADDGPDCVVADGGPDDVVVDGCPDIVVELGSPAVVVPDDGSDVVVADGGPDSVVEDGGPDVVVADGGPDGVVADGGLDCVVADGGPGIVVELAGPDVVELGGPDVVVSDGGSDVVVADGGPDGVVPDDGSDVVVAVGGLNDVVLNVVVAEGGPDGVVPDDGSDVVVAVGGLNDVVPNVVVAEGGPDVVVADDGPDGVADGGPDGVVADGGRDVSDVVVAVGGPNDVVPDVVVADADGGPDVVVANGGPDDVVADDGPDGSVADGCPDGVVELGGPDGVVADRGPDGVVADGGPDGVVADGGPDDGGRDVVVADGGPDGVVADGGPDDVVVDGCPDIVVELGSPAVVVPDDGSDVVVADGGPDSVVEDADGGPGIVVELGGPDVVVSYGGSDVVVADGGPDGVVPDDGSDVVVAVGGLNDVVPNVVVAEGGPDGVVPDDGSDIVVAVGGLNDVVPNVVVAEGGPDVVVADDGPDGVADGGPDGVVADGGRDVSDVVVAVGGPNDVVPDVVVADCADGCPDGVVELGGPDGVVADRGPDGVVADGGPDGVVADGGPDVADDIPDGVVADGGPDDVVVDGCPDIVVELGSPAVVVPDDGSDVVVAVGGPDCVVADGGPDTDGGPDGVVPDDGSDVEIAVGGPDGVVSYGGPDSVVEDGGPDVVVADGCPDGVVELGGPDGVVADRGPDGVVADGGPDGVVADGGPDADGCPDGVVELGGPDGVVADRGPDGVVADGGPDGVVADGGPDVADDGPDGVVADGGPDDVVVDGCPDIVVELGSPAVVVPDDDSDVVVAVGGPDCVVADGGPDTDGGPDGVVPDDGSDVEIAVGGPDGVVSYGGPDSVVEDGGPDVVVADGCPDGVVELGGPDGVVADRGPDGVVADGGPDGVVADDGPDELGGPDDVVAVGGPDGVVGDGGPDSVVEDVGPDVVVADDGPDGVVADGGSDDVVVDCCPDTVVELGSPAVVVPDDGSDVVVAVGGPDGVVADGGPDIPDVVVADGGFDVFVADGGPDGVVPDDGSDVEIAVGGPNGVVADGGPDSVVEDGGPDDVVADGGPDVVVADGDPDDGGPDVVVADGGPDVVVADGGPDDVVADDGPDDVVADCCPDGVVELGGPDGVVADRGPDVVVADGGPDGVVADDVSDVVEAVGGPNDLVPDVVVADGGPNDVVPDVVVADDGPDGVVVDCCPDGVVELGGPDGVVADRGPDGVVEDGGPDVVVADGGPDVVEADGGPDGVVADDVSDVVVAVGGPNDVVPDVGVADGGFDVFVADGGPDGVVPDDGSDVEIAEGGPDGVVADGGPDSVVEGGGPDVVVADGCPDGVVELGGPDGVVADRGPDGVVADGGPDGVVADVADDGPDGVVADGGPDDVVVDGCPDIVVELGSPAVVVPDDGSDVQMVVLTVL; from the exons atggtggtcctgatgat taGATGGTGGTCCTGGTATT tatcagatggtggttctgatgttgttgtagcagatggtggtcctgatggtgttgtaccagatgatggttctgatgttgtagtagcagtaggtggtcTTAATGATGTAGTACCAAATATTGTTGTAGCAGaaggtggtcctgatggtgttgtaccagatgatggttctgatgttgtagtagcagtaggtggtcTTAATGATGTAGTACCAAATGTTGTTGTAGCAGaaggtggtcctgatgttgttgtagcagatggtggtcctgatgatgtagtagcagatgatggtcctgatg cagatggttgtcctgatggtgttgtagaactaggtggtcctgatggtgtagtAGCAGAtcgtggtcctgatggtgttgtagcagatggtggtcctgatggtgttgtagcagatggtggtcctgatg cagatggtggtcctgacggtgttgtagcagatggtggtcgtgatgttgtagtagcagattGTGGTCCTGAttgtgttgtagcagatggtggtcctgatgatgttgtagcagatggttgtcctgatggtgttgtagaacTAGGTGGTCCTGATGATGTTGTTGCAgttggtggtcctgatggtgttgtagcagatggtggtcctgacagtgttgtagaagatgttggtcctgatgttgtagtagcagatgatggtcctgatggtgttgtagcagatggtggtcctgatagTGTTGTAGTAGATGGTTGTCCTGATATTGTTGTAGAACTAGGtagtcctgatgttgttgtaccagatgatggttctgatgttgtagtagcagtaggtggtcctgatggtgttgtagcagatggtggtcctgacagtGTTGTAGAAGATGGTGGTCCTGGTATTGTTGTAGAActaggtggtcctgatgttgtagtatcagatggtggttctgatgttgttgtagcagatggtggtcctgatggtgttgtaccagatgatggttctgatgttgtagtagcagtaggtggtcTTAATGATGTAGTACCAAATATTGTTGTAGCAGaaggtggtcctgatggtgttgtaccagatgatggttctgatgttgtagtagcagtaggtggtcTTAATGATGTAGTACCAAATGTTGTTGTAGCAGAAGGttgtcctgatgttgttgtagcagatggtggtcctgatgatgtagtagcagatgatggtcctgatggtgttgtagcagatggtggtcctgacggTGTTGTAGCAGATGTTGGTCGTGATgtttctgatgttgtagtagcagtaggtggtcctaatgatgtagtaccagatgttgttgtagcagatg cagatggttgtcctgatggtgttgtagaactaggtggtcctgatggtgtagtAGCAGATCGTGGTCCTGATgatgttgtagcagatggtggtcctgatggtgttgtagcagatggtggtcctgatggtgttgtagcagatg tagcagatgatggtcctgatggtgttgtagcagatggtggtcctgatggtgttgtagtaGATGGTTGTCCTGATATTGTTGTAGAACTAGGtagtcctgatgttgttgtaccagatgatggttctgatgttgtagtagcagtaggtggtcctgatg taccagatgttgttgtagcagatggtggttctgatgtttttgtagcagatggtggtcctgatggtgttgtaccaGATGATGGTTCTGATGTTGAAGTAGCAGTAGGTGTTCCTGagggtgttgtagcagatggtggtcctgacagtgttgtagaagatggtggtcctgatgttgtagtagcagatg cagatggtggttctgatgttgctgtagcagatggtggtcctgatgttgttgtagcagatggtgggcCTGATGATGTAGTAGCAGatgatggtcctgatggtgttgtagcagatggttgtcctgatggtgttgtagaactaggtggtcctgatggtgtagtAGCAGAtcgtggtcctgatgttgttgtagcagatggtggtcctgatg taccagatgttgttgtagcagatggtggttctgattttgttgtagcagatggtggtcctgatggtgttgtaccaGATGATGATCCTGATGTTGTAGTTGCAgtaggtggtcctgatggtgttgtagcagatggtggtcctgacagtGTTGTAGAAGATGGGTgtcctgatgttgtagtagcagatggtggtcctgatgttgttgtagcagatggtggtcctgatggtgttgtagcagatgatgtttctgatgttgtagtagcagaaGGTGGTCCTAATGATGTAGTAccagatgttgttgtagcagatggtggttctgatgttgttgtagcagatg cagatggtggtcctgatgatgtagtagcagatgatggtcctgacggtgttgtagcagatggtgatCCTGACGGTGTTGTACCAGATGATGGTcgtgatgttgtagtagcagatggtggtcctgatggtgttgtagtaGATGGTGGTACTGATGATGTTGTAGCCGATGgttgtcctgatggtgttgtagaactaggtggtcctgatgatgttgtagcagttgatggtcctgatg cagatggtggtcctggtattgttgtagaactaggtggtcctgatgttgtagtATCAGATGGAggttctgatgttgttgtagcagatggtggtcctgatggtgttgtaccagatgatggttctgatattgtagtagcagtaggtggtcTTAATGATGTAGTACCAAATGTTGTTGTAGCAGaaggtggtcctgatggtgttgtaccagatgatggttctgatgttgtagtagcagtaggtg cagatgatggtcctgatggtgtagcagatggtggtcttgacggtgttgtagcagatggcgGTCGTGATgtttctgatgttgtagtagcagtaggtggtcctaATGATGTTGTAccagatgttgttgtagcagatggtggttctgatgttgttgtagcagatagtg cagatagttgtcctgatggtgttgtagaactaggtggtcctgatggtgtagtAGCAGAtcgtggtcctgatggtgttgtagcagatggtggtcctgatggtgttgtagcagatggtggtcctaatg cagatggtagtcctgatgatgttgtagcagatggttgtcctgatggtgttgtagaacTAGGTGGTCCTGATGATGTTGTAGCAGTTGGTGGTCCtaatggtgttgtagcagatggtggtcctgacagtGTTGTAGAAGATGTTGggtctgatgttgtagtagcagatgatggtcctgatggtgttgtagcagatggtggtcctgatgatgtTGTAGTAGATGGTTGTCCTGATATTGTTGTAGAACTAGGTAGTCCTGCTGTTGTTGTACCAGATGATggttctgatgttgtagtagcagattgtggtcctgatggtgttgtagcagatggtggtcctgaca cagatggtggtcctgatggtgttgtaccagatgatggttctgatgttgtagtagcagtaggtggtcTTAATGATGTAGTACCAAATGTTGTTGTAGCAGaaggtggtcctgatggtgttgtaccagatgatggttctgatgttgtagtagcagtaggtggtcTTAATGATGTAGTACCAAATGTTGTTGTAGCAGaaggtggtcctgatgttgttgtagcagatgatggtcctgatggtgtagcagatggtggtcttgacggtgttgtagcagatggcgGTTGTGATGTTTCTgatgttgtagcagatggtggtcctgatgttgttgtagcaaatggtggtcctgatgatgtagtagcagatgatggtcctgatggtgttgtagcagatggttgtcctgatggtgttgtagaactaggtggtcctgatggtgtagtAGCAGAtcgtggtcctgatggtgttgtagcagatggtggtcctgatgttgttgtagcagatggtggtcctgatg tagcagatgatggtcctgattgtgttgtagcagatggtggtcctgatgatgtTGTAGTAGATGGTTGTCCTGATATTGTTGTAGAACTAGGTAGTCCTGCTGTTGTTGTACCAGATGATggttctgatgttgtagtagcagatggtggtcctgacagtgttgtagaagatggtggtcctgatgttgtagtagcagatggtggtcctgatggtgttgtagcagatggtggtcttgattgtgttgtagcagatggtggtcctggtATTGTTGTAGAACTAGCTGGTCCTGATGTTGTAGAActaggtggtcctgatgttgtagtatcagatggtggttctgatgttgttgtagcagatggtggtcctgatggtgttgtaccagatgatggttctgatgttgtagtagcagtaggtggtcTTAATGATGTAGTACTAAATGTTGTTGTAGCAGaaggtggtcctgatggtgttgtaccagatgatggttctgatgttgtagtagcagtaggtggtcTTAATGATGTAGTACCAAATGTTGTTGTAGCAGaaggtggtcctgatgttgttgtagcagatgatggtcctgatggtgtagcagatggtggtcctgacggtgttgtagcagatggcgGTCGTGATgtttctgatgttgtagtagcagtaggtggtcctaatgatgtagtaccagatgttgttgtagcagatg cagatggtggtcctgatgttgttgtagcaaatggtggtcctgatgatgtAGTAGCAGATGATGGTCCTGATGGTAGTGTAGCAGATGgttgtcctgatggtgttgtagaactaggtggtcctgatggtgtagtAGCAGAtcgtggtcctgatggtgttgtagcagatggtggtcctgatggtgttgtagcagatggtggtcctgatg atggtggtcgtgatgttgtagtagcagatggtggtcctgatggtgttgtagcagatggtggtcctgatgatgtTGTAGTAGATGGTTGTCCTGATATTGTTGTAGAACTAGGTAGTCCTGCTGTTGTTGTACCAGATGATggttctgatgttgtagtagcagatggtggtcctgacagtgttgtagaagatg cagatggtggtcctggtattgttgtagaactaggtggtcctgatgttgtagtATCATATGGTggttctgatgttgttgtagcagatggtggtcctgatggtgttgtaccagatgatggttctgatgttgtagtagcagtaggtggtcTTAATGATGTAGTACCAAATGTTGTTGTAGCAGaaggtggtcctgatggtgttgtaccagatgatggttctgatattgtagtagcagtaggtggtcTTAATGATGTAGTACCAAATGTTGTTGTAGCAGaaggtggtcctgatgttgttgtagcagatgatggtcctgatggtgtagcagatggtggtcctgacggtgttgtagcagatggcgGTCGTGATgtttctgatgttgtagtagcagtaggtggtcctaatgatgtagtaccagatgttgttgtagcagattgtg cagatggttgtcctgatggtgttgtagaactaggtggtcctgatggtgtagtAGCAGAtcgtggtcctgatggtgttgtagcagatggtggtcctgatggtgttgtagcagatggtggtcctgatg tagcagatgatattcctgatggtgttgtagcagatggtggtcctgatgatgtTGTAGTAGATGGTTGTCCTGATATTGTTGTAGAACTAGGTAGTCCTGCTGTTGTTGTACCAGATGATggttctgatgttgtagtagcagtaggtggtcctgattgtgttgtagcagatggtggtcctgaca cagatggtggtcctgatggtgttgtaccaGATGATGGTTCTGATGTTGAAATAGCAgtaggtggtcctgatggtgttgtatcatatggtggtcctgacagtgttgtagaagatggtggtcctgatgttgtagtagcagatggttgtcctgatggtgttgtagaactaggtggtcctgatggtgtagtAGCAGAtcgtggtcctgatggtgttgtagcagatggtggtcctgatggtgttgtagcagatggtggtcctgatg cagatggttgtcctgatggtgttgtagaactaggtggtcctgatggtgtagtAGCAGAtcgtggtcctgatggtgttgtagcagatggtggtcctgatggtgttgtagcagatggtggtcctgatg tagcagatgatggtcctgatggtgttgtagcagatggtggtcctgatgatgtTGTAGTAGATGGTTGTCCTGATATTGTTGTAGAACTAGGTAGTCCTGCTGTTGTTGTACCAGATGATGattctgatgttgtagtagcagtaggtggtcctgattgtgttgtagcagatggtggtcctgaca cagatggtggtcctgatggtgttgtaccaGATGATGGTTCTGATGTTGAAATAGCAgtaggtggtcctgatggtgttgtatcatatggtggtcctgacagtgttgtagaagatggtggtcctgatgttgtagtagcagatggttgtcctgatggtgttgtagaactaggtggtcctgatggtgtagtAGCAGAtcgtggtcctgatggtgttgtagcagatggtggtcctgatggtgttgtagcagatgatggtcctgatg aactaggtggtcctgatgatgttgtagcagttggtggtcctgatggtgttgtaggaGATGGTGGTCCTGATAGTGTTGTAGAAGATGTTGGacctgatgttgtagtagcagatgatggtcctgatggtgttgtagcagatggtggttctGATGATGTTGTAGTAGATTGTTGTCCTGATACTGTTGTAGAACTAGGTAGTCCTGCTGTTGTTGTACCAGATGATggttctgatgttgtagtagcagtaggtggtcctgatggtgttgtagcagatggtggtcctgaca taccagatgttgttgtagcagatggtggttttgatgtttttgtagcagatggtggtcctgatggtgttgtaccaGATGATGGTTCTGATGTTGAAATAGCAGTAGGTGGTCCtaatggtgttgtagcagatggtggtcctgacagtGTTGTAGAAGATGGCGGTCCTGATGAtgtagtagcagatggtggtcctgatgttgttgtagcagatggtgatcctgatg atggtggtcctgatgttgttgtagcagatggtggtcctgatgttgttgtagcagatggtggtcctgatgatgtAGTAGCAGATGATGGTCCTGATGATGTTGTAGCAGATTgttgtcctgatggtgttgtagaactaggtggtcctgatggtgtagtAGCAGAtcgtggtcctgatgttgttgtagcagatggtggtcctgatggtgttgtagcagatgatgTTTCTGATGTTGTAGAAGCAGTAGGTGGTCCTAATGATCTAGTAccagatgttgttgtagcagatggtggtcctaatgatgtagtaccagatgttgttgtagcagatgatggtcctgatggtgttgtagtaGATTgttgtcctgatggtgttgtagaacTGGGTGGTCCTGATGGCGTAGTAGCAGAtcgtggtcctgatggtgttgtagaagatggtggtcctgatgttgtagtagcagatggtggtcctgatgttgttgaagcagatggtggtcctgatggtgttgtagcagatgatgtttctgatgttgtagtagcagtaggtggtcctaATGATGTAGTACCAGATGTTGGTGTAGCAGATGGTGGCTTTGATGTttttgtagcagatggtggtcctgatggtgttgtaccaGATGATGGTTCTGATGTTGAAATAGCAGaaggtggtcctgatggtgttgtagcagatggtggtcctgacagtgttgtagaaggaggtggtcctgatgttgtagtagcagatggttgtcctgatggtgttgtagaactaggtggtcctgatggtgtagtAGCAGAtcgtggtcctgatggtgttgtagcagatggtggtcctgatggtgttgtagcagatg tagcagatgatggtcctgatggtgttgtagcagatggtggtcctgatgatgtTGTAGTAGATGGTTGTCCTGATATTGTTGTAGAACTAGGTAGTCCTGCTGTTGTTGTACCAGATGATggttctgatgtt cagatggtggtcctgacagtgttgtag
- the LOC139497400 gene encoding collagen alpha-2(I) chain-like, with the protein MTITDGLTHNDKELGGPDGVVADRGPDGVVADGGPDGVEADGGPDGVVADGGPDVVVADGGPGVVVVDGGPDDVVADDGPDDVVADGGPDADGFPDGVVELGGPDGVVADRGPDGVVADGGPDGVEADGGPDGVVADGGPDVVVADVADGGPDGVVADLGPDGVVELGGPDDFVAVDGPDDVVADGGPDGVVADGGHGGRDVVVADGGSDGVVADGGPDDVVERGGPDDVVAVDGPDGVVADGGPDVVVAYGGPDADGGPDDVVADGGSDVVVAVGGPNGVVPDSGPDGVVADGGPDGVVAGGCPDSVVELVGPDGVVADGGSDAIVADGGPDGVVADGGSDVVVAVGGPNDGVPDGGSDGVVAVGGPGGVVADGGPDGVVADGGPDGGPDGVVADGGPDVVVADGGPDVVVADGGPDDVVADDGPDGVVADGGPDGVVADDGLADGGPDGVVADGGPDGVVVDGCPDGVVPDDGSDVVVAVGGPDADGGPDGVVADDVSDVVVAAGGANDVVPDVVVADGGSDVVVADADGGPDGVVADDVSDVVVAEVGPNDVVPDLVLADGGSDVVVADGGPDVVVADGGPDVVVADGGPDDVVADDGPDGVVADGCPDGVVELGGPDGVVADRGPDDVVADGGPDVVVADGGPDDVVADDGPDGVVADGCPDGVVELGGPDGVVADRGPDGVVADGGPDGVVADCGPDADGGPDDVVADDGPDGVVADGDPDGVVADGGRDVVVADGGPDGVVVDGGTDDVN; encoded by the exons ATGACCATAACGGATGGTTTAACGCACAACGATAAAG aactaggtggtcctgatggtgtagtAGCAGAtcgtggtcctgatggtgttgtagcagatggtggtcctgatggtgttgaaGCAGATGGTGGTCccgatggtgttgtagcagatggtggtcctgatgtagttgtagcagatggtggtcctggtGTTGTTGTAgtagatggtggtcctgatgatgtagtagcagatgatggtcctgatgatgttgtagcagatggtggtcctgacg cagatggttttcctgatggtgttgtagaactaggtggtcctgatggtgtagtAGCAGAtcgtggtcctgatggtgttgtagcagatggtggtcctgatggtgttgaaGCAGATGGTGgccctgatggtgttgtagcagatggtggtcctgatgtagttgtagcagatg tagcagatggtggtcctgatggtgttgtagcagatcttggtcctgatggtgttgtagaacTAGGTGGTCCTGATGATTTTGTAGCAGTTGATGGTCCTGATgatgttgtagcagatggtggtcctgatggtgttgtagcagatggtggtc atggtggtcgtgatgttgtagtagcagatggtggttctgatggtgttgtagcagatggtggtcctgatgatgtTGTAGAACGAGGTGGTCCTGATGATGTTGTAGCAGTTGATGgccctgatggtgttgtagcagatggtggtcctgatgttgttgtagcatatggcggtcctgatg cagatggtggtcctgatgatgttgtagcagatggtggttctgatgttgtagtagcagttgGTGGTCCTAATGGTGTAGTACCAGAtagtggtcctgatggtgttgtagcagatggtggtcctgatggtgttgtagcaggtGGTTGTCCTGATAGTGTTGTAGAACTAGTTGGTCCTGATGGtgtagtagcagatggtggttctgatgctattgtagcagatggtggtcctgatggtgttgtagcagatggtggttctGATGTTGTAGTTGCAGTTGGTGGTCCTAATGATGGAGTACCAGATGGTGGttctgatggtgttgtagcagttGGTGGTCCTggtggtgttgtagcagatggtggtcctgatggtgttgtagcagatggtggtcctgatg gtggtcctgatggtgtagtagcagatggtggtcctgatgttgttgtagcagatggtggtcctgatgttgttgttgCAGATGGTGGGCCTGATGATGTAGTAGCAGatgatggtcctgatggtgttgtagcagatggtggtcctgacggtgttgtagcagatgatggtc tagcagatggtggtcctgatggtgttgtagcagatggtggtcctgatggtgttgtagtaGATGgttgtcctgatggtgttgtaccagatgatggttctgatgttgtagtagcagtaggtggtcctgatg cagatggtggtcctgatggtgttgtagcagatgatgtttctgatgttgtagtagcagcaGGTGGTGCTAATGATGTAGTAccagatgttgttgtagcagatggtggttctgatgttgttgtagcagatg cagatggtggtcctgatggtgttgtagcagatgatgtttctgatgttgtagtagcagaaGTTGGTCCTAATGATGTAGTACCAGATCTTGTTTTAGCAGATGGTggttctgatgttgttgtagcagatggtggtcctgatgttgttgtagcagatggtggtcctgatgttgttgtagcagatggtggtcctgatgatgtagtagcagatgatggtcctgatggtgttgtagcagatggttgtCCCGATGGTGTTGTAGAactaggtggtcctgatggtgtagtAGCAGATCGTGGTCCTGATgatgttgtagcagatggtggtcctgatgttgttgtagcagatggtggtcctgatgatgtagtagcagatgatggtcctgatggtgttgtagcagatggttgtcctgatggtgttgtagaactaggtggtcctgatggtgtagtAGCAGAtcgtggtcctgatggtgttgtagcagatggtggtcctgatggtgttgtagcagattgtggtcctgatg cagatggtggtcctgatgatgtagtagcagatgatggtcctgatggtgttgtagcagatggtgatCCTGacggtgttgtagcagatggtggtcgtgatgttgtagtagcagatggtggtcctgatggtgttgtagtaGATGGTGGTACTGATgatgtt aacTAG